In the genome of Chrysoperla carnea chromosome 5, inChrCarn1.1, whole genome shotgun sequence, the window CAATTTGGTGCTGATAAGGATGTATTTGCACCAAGATTTGCGAAAAATATGCAACAAACTTTTGCCAATTTATTTCGATGTCCACCTGAGGATAaggtaagtttaaaatttacgtatacagggtgttctgttattgactgcagatcgttatcctgcagaataagctcatagaGACGAAGGagaaagttattttccacttttggatctgaggcctaatttgcgagataattaacaaaataaattaatatatcttaatcacagttcaataaaatttagaatgaaaccaataaaacactacttaaatagaggatgtgttttatcatagtggaaggcgtctcttaatgcaaaattattacaaaaaaactctatttggctgcttatgttattataaaaactaatccattaaaacctacactgcttttctttgtaatttaagtgttgtacgcaacCTATCGTACGATATCACATACCGTAAGCATTAATTTAGCAAAACGGACCAGTCCGTTTTGCTAAATTAATGCTTAGATGCATATACTTCGAGACAAACCAAAGTATGTATGTTGTGTGTTGACGTTGTAAAGTGAGacaatgtttaagattttgtgttctgtattacacaatttattccCCCTATCCCGGacctattataatatataatttgatacctacAATATCTAATTGTATTGgtgaatcatatttttgttttctttataaataataacaacaaaatattttttttagtattcactacccaatgcaatcaatttacaatcaattattgttttatgatagtctcctctatattataaattgacacctactaatttaatgaatttgataggtctgtgaattcataaatctttctattttcccataTTCACATCTTCCGCAACAGGCCTCAAatggaaatttggtatagagcttttccatttgtcttgacaAACTTAATTTAGCGGtacaattttctgctatcaataacagaacaccctgtatttaataagctttaatttttaatactacaAGCcctatatttatgtttattattttagagtAAAGTAATTCGAGTGTTAAATTTATGGCAAAAGAATCAAGTATTTGCACCAGAAGTTATACAACCACTATTTGATTTTGTTGATCCAAATCATCCGATACATCGTGAAGCTCAATTAGCAGCACAACAAGCAAATGCAGCGAACGGTGTGAATGCTAGTTCCATgctaaatagtttaaataaaaattcaccaGCTGGAAAAACACCAACAAAATCATCTATGCAGGATTCAAGTCATGTACAAGGAACACCTAATTCAAATAATCCTGTTGATGGTAATATGTTGCAACAGTTAAAACATTTGCAACGATTATTGTTAAGTCAAGCCCAATCTACACCACAAGATTCAAGTCAACATTTAACGTCCGGTGGCCAACCAGTACGAtttgataaaaagttattaGATTTTGATTATGGTAGTGAAGAGGAAGATGATAAGAATCCATCGCCAGCTGTAAATACCGCTCAACAATCTACTGCATTAAACTCTGGCATTGAATCCTTAAAAaagtatgttattttaaaaaaaacctacGCCTAAAACATACACTTGAAGTTTATTGAATTGGTTATTCTAGAActaaacaagaaaattaaaatattcagggCTAGGATCTAAACACCATCATTAATCTACTTGGAATGccttaaaattaacaatttttttgtttttgattcattttttgcCAAGGAAATTAAATCGGATTTTCTAACAGGAAATTTTAACCGAACCCTTTTCTTcaggataatttaattttaacagtaCTTTCTAGATGACTACTCAGATTAGATCGTAATGAGCCTTTAGCAATTTTTCTTTGGGGCTTCAATAATTTtctctatgggaatttttgtaaccttacttatattttatggactaatttgactggataatatgtttaataaaattttcccttAGTACTTAGGTTGAGTATAGTTTGTaacaaaagttgtgtatttttattaaaaacaaacataagcAGATTGCGAAAAATCTATCCAATATCAGGGAGTCAATTTTTCCTCTAGTTAAActagtctttttttaaatattataaataattatatatacatatattttttttttggtagtatTTTATCGAATCCGGAAGTATTACGACAATTACAAACTTTACAACAGTTACAATCATCGAGCTCAGGTGTTGTTACACAACCGTTAACTGCGCAAGCGTTAGCACAACAACAATTATCAACACAAATGGATTTGGAGGAAAAAATGCGAAAATTACGTGAAATGAAACAACAAGAAGATGAATTTGATCGACATCTAGCACAAACAGTACCAGTAAGTATTAGTCGACAGTACGTATTGATGATAGCTGTCATTGATTACCATACATTTAAAACTTGAATAGAATCAAAAGTAAAAGTAACCAAGTGTAGatgttaacataaattttaatcgatTATAGAAATGTTCACTGAACTGTatgaaattatcattttttatttggaaactttgttgcttgatcataatttcacacaGTTTATTGTACATATCTGTATCGCCGATTATAAagaaagataataatttatgcTTGGTCGCTTCTTCTTTAACTTGATGAGctagaaatctttttttatttatgaaaatatgacTTTTTCACGGagtatgaacaatttttaattgcaccacaatcttaaaatttatgaatattcatACTTAGATCTATCCTCAATTGGAATCAAAATCGAGCCTGATTATCTAAGAAAATTCTGTTTCACTGTGacctttgtttaattaagaaccttcctctttgtttaattagaaattttaaacgtttatatctTGCATACATCAActgaaatgattaaaaaaaatttcgtcggATCCCCTATTTTTGACTTTTGGtgctattaaaattttcctcgTGGAAGGAAACTAAGAAAAGGTTCAAGACTCGTCATATGGAAGTTATATTAAAGTTTGAAATATATGGAAACCAATGAAAACGCATCACTATTGCGTACTGTAGACTATTATTGAAATTGATTAGGAAATAAAACTCATTACTATTTCATTGACTGGAAAATGTTGAGTATACGGACTGTGACAAACGTTTGATTCATATACGGATATCGTTTATGTCGTAAAATGTAGTGCTTAATCCAGTTTGGTTAGTGTCTCCGCTCCAAATTTATGCTCTCATTCTTatcttaaaattcataaaaatacaaagagtataaaataactcaaatttTACGGGAAACTCTTAGAAAAGTTAGAGAGATTGCGGTCGTATTATATGATGTCACCTTTCTCTTAGAAAACTAACGCTAAAGAAACCTTAGCTGTACACTTCAAAACTGTTATATTTGAATGATTTCTATGAGTTTCTTATGAAATTAGAGAAAATCTTCTTCTTAGCCTTTTGTAAGCCGTCGTTCTACCCAAACAATGATAAAACGACTGATAATTCAATAACAAATAGGTTCGAAAATAGTACTATCACTGATGACTTTTACGACCATGGGAGGGAGAGGGAGGCATTAGGAAAATACTTAAAAGAGAACGTAGCTGTAATccaattaacattaaaattctgCCGGATTTTTCTACcatgtaaaataaaagtattttataaactcGTTTTCGATATTACTTGTCCATGTGAGTGGATATCGATACTTTTAAGGTTGATATCGAAAGAAAATTCGTAAATCGCATGCAAGGTTGAATATAAAGCTAATAAAcgtatatgtttttttgttttagagttTACCTTTTGCAGCCGAATGCGATTTAAAACCATCATCTCAACATCAACCGGCTTATGTAATACCAAATTTCGATATGACACAACCACCACCTGGATATGGAGGTCACAATCAAACTGGGAACAATACATCACTTGGTAATGTGTCCGCTTACAGTCAAATGTCACAAGGTAGTCCATTATTAGATGAAATCAACAACGAATCCGAAATAGAATTTGTTGATGAGAACAACACAAACAATGGAGAAGTAattagagttttttttattttcctagtGTTTAAGCTTTCTTTTTTCCTTACAACCcgataaattattttaggttATTAATTTGGATCAAACTGATTCACAGAGTCCACAATCTCATGATATAGATGATCGTTATGATAGGTCATCTAGACGCCGAATACGGTCACGATCACGTGATCGTTCACGAAGATCACGTTCGAAAGAACGTCGAAGACGATCATCACATTCAAGATCACGTAGTCGATCACGACGAAGAGGTAGACGTAGTAGATCACGAGAACGTGAAAAAGATCGTGATAGAGATAAAGAACGTGAAAAGGATAGAGAACGGCGAAAACGTGGTTTGCCGCCAATCAAATCCGATAATTTAAGTGGTAAGTTTCAACTGTTATTtcgttactttttaaaataaaagttatctcATAATTGTCCACATTTATGTTGAGTTttcctaataataataataaatagacaGACAAGGAATTTCATGAGACCAATTATATCGTCAATGATACATCAAAAAACTCTTAAGGAAGAAACTACAATATAATTTTCCTCTCAAAAATTCCTAAATTGTCcgaagaacaaaagttttattaattttacttttacaaaattataggGTGTAAAACACCAGAGGCAATCGTCTATTCCAGACTTatgctaaaatatttaatttaaaaaaaaactggactTAGTAGTGTTTTAGTTTCTGCTATTTAGTTATTGAACTTCAAAcaccaaaaatacaaatatcttTCCTCTTCGTACCACgagattaattattttttctattttttttagtttgttcaACGACACTATGGGTGGGCCATCTTTCAAAATTGGTACACGCTGATGAATTATCCGATACATTTGGTGAATTCGGTGATATTGTTAGCATCGATTTAATACCACCCCGTGGTTGTGCATTTATTGTTATGAATCGTCGTCAAGATGCAGCAcgttgtttatcaaaattacgtAATCATAAGATGCAAGGTAAAGCGATTACATTAGCATGGGCACCTGGTAAAGGTGTTAAAGGTAAAGAATGGAAAGATTATTGGGAAGTTGAGTTGGGTGTATCATACATACCATGGAATAAATTAAATCAGAATACAGATTTAGAGAGTTTAGAAGAAGGTGGTATGATTGATGAGGATACAATGCCACAATGGATGAAAATTAAAGTGGAAGAACAAAGGAATATGCAGCATACAAAGAAAGTTTTACAACCAACAGCTATACAAGTCACTGATTCAACACAATTGGCAGCACAAACAACTGCGGCTATTCCTGTAGTTGGTGGAACAACCACAACAACTGATACCACCACAGTACCACCTGGGTAAGtattaaacacaaaataatgCAGTAGAACCTTCATCACTTATTTCAATGGGAAATATAAACTGTTCGATGGCGAGGTTTAAAACAAGCAACATCGAGGTTAGAAATCCCAAGTATGTATATTTCCATCTATACTCTCCGTTTCACCATACATTTTTTGAAGGTTTTgcttgtattttgtaaaaatttttagttgctGAGAAGTTCCAATAAAGAGAACGAAACGTCCAATGAATGGTCTAAGATTGATTCTATCCCCGTgacttatttattttgttagttatatttcatgttttaatatataattttctttcgtttatatagatatattccATTAACTGATGGATTAACAGCTCAACCCCCACCAACGGTTGTAACAGCAGCAACAGTACCAGGTGTACCGGCAGTCCCACAAGTGACACCTAGTGGGATACCCAACGTAGATACATCACAACCTCCGCCTCAAACATTAGCAATGCCACCAATGACAATACCATTAGTACCACCATTCCCAATGATGCGTGCAGCTGCAGGTGCAACAATGCCATTACAAATACCACCGGGTATCATGAATGTACCGCCCACCGTGGGACCAATGAATGTACCACCACCAAATATACAACAgagtttattacaaaattcaatgATGGGCTATGGACACGGTCCTGTGTTACCGCCACCACATATGGGACAATTATCAATGcctggtaataataataatatcatcatcACGCCTACTGGTCCTTCTACTACTTCTACCACTTCTAGCTCTACTAACAAAGCTGTTATACCGCCAGGTATACACAGAAATACTAATCTTGTTTGTTCaacaaattattcataaattatttaagacaTGGTGAAGGGAAtaacttaacaaaaaattaaaaattttagtttttcatggAAACTAGGTAATAGGAAAGACTTActaatttcttttattgttttgtatcaAAGCTTAGacttaataaatgaaatttacaaaatttaaaaaacctccgtaGAATACAGACATGTTTTAAAAAGAGGAGTTTGTCACCAGAGATTCGTTAgtgataagagatagaaaaatacttcaaattagGAAAATCTTACTcataagaaagaaaatatatttagttcGAAATCTTCTTTTCTAAATCGAATAGTTTAGGTAAAAAtcgattgtaaaaatataactactcaactagctgacccggcgaacttcgtaccgcctaacaattgattctttagttttttagacaatttgtttttgagtaatgttacaatagtataaatattgataaatattgacattaaatGTATCCCGATGGAGCTCTGCttctcatgaatttttttttaacaaatgcgTATTTATAAATGGTTTGCTTTGACGCACGtgcactttatttattaatagtttactaactcttatatttaaaaactttctacTATTAAAACTttcatgaataatttattattaacccggtattggttttaaaatttttacataatttatgaaTGATTTTTCAAGGAGAAATCTGTATTTTTTtccccaaaattttttattaacaatcatTTCAGAATGGCTGGAAATTTGAGAAGCTGATGTTTAAGTCGTGTTTaacagcttttttttttctatgtattgagtaaaaaatactaaaatcattttgtccgaatatcaatttttaataatatcaatatcgatttttgcattttttacttaaatatcttcttatttgaatattatcatCAATTATTATTCGTCAATTTTAAGCCCtcaataaatattcatcaattctAAGCTTGCCATGCTGTTAAAAATTTTGCCTTCTGGCCTGAAGTCCCCAGCTATGGAATTTTCGGAAACATCTCTTAGATGTGACCTTGACAAGAGctctcaaattttcaattgttctgaaatgaaaagaaatacTAAGCATGACCCGTGACTTATACGTTAGACTTCTTTTATCGTGCATTTCCTATGTTTTATGATTCGCAGAATCGatttttaatggtttaaaaCTATAGGAAATAACCTTAATTTTTTGCTAATCCATTCATGTTTAGCGACTGGAATAATTGCTCCTTAAAGTAAGTATACTATGCGGTGCATAGTAGAGTCTCAAATGTCGCAATCAActcgaaaattgtaaaaattagaaattaataaaatttaaaaaaatgatcgtgCATAATCTAAAAATGGCGTATGATAGTCATAGTACTGGATTGCCAGTATTATGATGTATACCAGCCGATGTATACCATTGAGAGGAAAGATAGTACTGACACttcatgtataaaaaattggCTTTTCTAAAAATGGATCTCTAGCATCTAGATCAAAGGATCCTCTGTGCCCTCAGCAGAAAGCCTACAGCTTCTCCGCCGGGATTTTTCCCGAGATTGGTGGATCCAAGGGTTCGGACTCAAACATTCCAAAACTGACGCCCTGTAGATTTCTGCAGGTGTAAATAATTTGCATGGAGGTTTCATAGTCCTCCAAGCAGACCCTAAACATGGAATAATCAGAGATCTTCTTGTAATGAGGGTGGTAGGTCAATCGCCAGTGTTTGGTCTGTAAAATTCCTCTCAGgtttaaatttcagtttttttgtatttagaatATCCTGAGAAGTTCTAAATGTATTCAAGCAGATttcttctattaaaaaaattaataaattgaaataaattttatatttaatttaaataaatttgcaaaatGTTTAGCTGGTCCACCTCCGTCAGCTATAGATAATTCGAACATGGCCCAGCGACCGGATTCGTTGCTTGGAACCGCACCACCACCTTTCGGACAACGATTACCGTCAATGATGTCTGGCCAACCGTTAACAtcgaatgtaaataataatgc includes:
- the LOC123299748 gene encoding SR-related and CTD-associated factor 4 isoform X2, which gives rise to MDAVKSFNAELSSLYEVKPPISKAKMTALTRGAIKAIKFYKHVVQSVEKFILKCKPEYKVPGLYVIDSIVRQSRHQFGADKDVFAPRFAKNMQQTFANLFRCPPEDKSKVIRVLNLWQKNQVFAPEVIQPLFDFVDPNHPIHREAQLAAQQANAANGVNASSMLNSLNKNSPAGKTPTKSSMQDSSHVQGTPNSNNPVDGNMLQQLKHLQRLLLSQAQSTPQDSSQHLTSGGQPVRFDKKLLDFDYGSEEEDDKNPSPAVNTAQQSTALNSGIESLKNILSNPEVLRQLQTLQQLQSSSSGVVTQPLTAQALAQQQLSTQMDLEEKMRKLREMKQQEDEFDRHLAQTVPSLPFAAECDLKPSSQHQPAYVIPNFDMTQPPPGYGGHNQTGNNTSLGNVSAYSQMSQGSPLLDEINNESEIEFVDENNTNNGESPQSHDIDDRYDRSSRRRIRSRSRDRSRRSRSKERRRRSSHSRSRSRSRRRGRRSRSREREKDRDRDKEREKDRERRKRGLPPIKSDNLSVCSTTLWVGHLSKLVHADELSDTFGEFGDIVSIDLIPPRGCAFIVMNRRQDAARCLSKLRNHKMQGKAITLAWAPGKGVKGKEWKDYWEVELGVSYIPWNKLNQNTDLESLEEGGMIDEDTMPQWMKIKVEEQRNMQHTKKVLQPTAIQVTDSTQLAAQTTAAIPVVGGTTTTTDTTTVPPGYIPLTDGLTAQPPPTVVTAATVPGVPAVPQVTPSGIPNVDTSQPPPQTLAMPPMTIPLVPPFPMMRAAAGATMPLQIPPGIMNVPPTVGPMNVPPPNIQQSLLQNSMMGYGHGPVLPPPHMGQLSMPGNNNNIIITPTGPSTTSTTSSSTNKAVIPPAGPPPSAIDNSNMAQRPDSLLGTAPPPFGQRLPSMMSGQPLTSNVNNNAGSGSNSYSNNSGNASGGQHHDDMDIDMDDADPQQQRDKNNQLSLSDQLLAAIGGSGNQYSRDSKSGNSSHYSSSRELDDRSSRGPPSNNRDYDTNHHRADSESRHSRDRGRSRDNDRGNNDHRNNRRGDSRERNNRDRDRDNNGRGSDRGGSDRDSRDRRDNRGDRGNNRWSEQRDRSNNRGERDDRDKRRSEKSLSERLQEMANESAYPQRGRPAEMERPPMSQTPAPSAHNNAAPPSLLDLPPLRPDIMDGNSNNESKSFPPFQQRSPKGPHDREHDENRDPRSHNDFDNRRGGPPGGGPGNDFHGDKRGPMPPMRGGPPPFMPPPDEMERGGDRFDFRRDGGFEGPPGRGPPRGPPDGPPGFDGRNNDGPPGFNNRMRGGPPPEFFGPPGFGPNRGPPMPMMRPEGPPFGPRGPMMMGGPRGPPPPHMFHGRGGPRGPRPPGLWMDGPPRGPPNFGPRGPPPGNFDGSPDGPPPFFGGPGGPPGMRPPFDDGPPMRGPPGPRGVRGPPGPPHGPPMMEDRRRFRHGEENIREEDRDFRNRDSKRTRWSRHNEDNFNQNRHDRSEEGDEDGPEFDNEERSDFDNDNEQRKDDTRNNENTENDESTYQENSNSNIVENFNENTCDDGVHESTGSDEVEQSNENLGNTTPLRDEPFQSESCVNESEEPYSDDLAPPGDEDDTHQYHHHHNTEVSSSDVPSSHSPVVESHHTEDDDNQQESPAPVDEAKVVENTETTEVQEAG
- the LOC123299748 gene encoding SR-related and CTD-associated factor 4 isoform X1 → MDAVKSFNAELSSLYEVKPPISKAKMTALTRGAIKAIKFYKHVVQSVEKFILKCKPEYKVPGLYVIDSIVRQSRHQFGADKDVFAPRFAKNMQQTFANLFRCPPEDKSKVIRVLNLWQKNQVFAPEVIQPLFDFVDPNHPIHREAQLAAQQANAANGVNASSMLNSLNKNSPAGKTPTKSSMQDSSHVQGTPNSNNPVDGNMLQQLKHLQRLLLSQAQSTPQDSSQHLTSGGQPVRFDKKLLDFDYGSEEEDDKNPSPAVNTAQQSTALNSGIESLKNILSNPEVLRQLQTLQQLQSSSSGVVTQPLTAQALAQQQLSTQMDLEEKMRKLREMKQQEDEFDRHLAQTVPSLPFAAECDLKPSSQHQPAYVIPNFDMTQPPPGYGGHNQTGNNTSLGNVSAYSQMSQGSPLLDEINNESEIEFVDENNTNNGEVINLDQTDSQSPQSHDIDDRYDRSSRRRIRSRSRDRSRRSRSKERRRRSSHSRSRSRSRRRGRRSRSREREKDRDRDKEREKDRERRKRGLPPIKSDNLSVCSTTLWVGHLSKLVHADELSDTFGEFGDIVSIDLIPPRGCAFIVMNRRQDAARCLSKLRNHKMQGKAITLAWAPGKGVKGKEWKDYWEVELGVSYIPWNKLNQNTDLESLEEGGMIDEDTMPQWMKIKVEEQRNMQHTKKVLQPTAIQVTDSTQLAAQTTAAIPVVGGTTTTTDTTTVPPGYIPLTDGLTAQPPPTVVTAATVPGVPAVPQVTPSGIPNVDTSQPPPQTLAMPPMTIPLVPPFPMMRAAAGATMPLQIPPGIMNVPPTVGPMNVPPPNIQQSLLQNSMMGYGHGPVLPPPHMGQLSMPGNNNNIIITPTGPSTTSTTSSSTNKAVIPPAGPPPSAIDNSNMAQRPDSLLGTAPPPFGQRLPSMMSGQPLTSNVNNNAGSGSNSYSNNSGNASGGQHHDDMDIDMDDADPQQQRDKNNQLSLSDQLLAAIGGSGNQYSRDSKSGNSSHYSSSRELDDRSSRGPPSNNRDYDTNHHRADSESRHSRDRGRSRDNDRGNNDHRNNRRGDSRERNNRDRDRDNNGRGSDRGGSDRDSRDRRDNRGDRGNNRWSEQRDRSNNRGERDDRDKRRSEKSLSERLQEMANESAYPQRGRPAEMERPPMSQTPAPSAHNNAAPPSLLDLPPLRPDIMDGNSNNESKSFPPFQQRSPKGPHDREHDENRDPRSHNDFDNRRGGPPGGGPGNDFHGDKRGPMPPMRGGPPPFMPPPDEMERGGDRFDFRRDGGFEGPPGRGPPRGPPDGPPGFDGRNNDGPPGFNNRMRGGPPPEFFGPPGFGPNRGPPMPMMRPEGPPFGPRGPMMMGGPRGPPPPHMFHGRGGPRGPRPPGLWMDGPPRGPPNFGPRGPPPGNFDGSPDGPPPFFGGPGGPPGMRPPFDDGPPMRGPPGPRGVRGPPGPPHGPPMMEDRRRFRHGEENIREEDRDFRNRDSKRTRWSRHNEDNFNQNRHDRSEEGDEDGPEFDNEERSDFDNDNEQRKDDTRNNENTENDESTYQENSNSNIVENFNENTCDDGVHESTGSDEVEQSNENLGNTTPLRDEPFQSESCVNESEEPYSDDLAPPGDEDDTHQYHHHHNTEVSSSDVPSSHSPVVESHHTEDDDNQQESPAPVDEAKVVENTETTEVQEAG